The Enterobacter mori genomic interval GGAAGAAAGGTAGTTTCCGCCCGCTTTCGCGGCGGTCGGGATGGTGTTTGGCGCGACGCGGTTCCAGGAAGAAACCATTGCGTCGATCCCCTGCTCCAGGGCTTCTGCACCCAGGTAGGCACCCCATGGGAACGCGGCAATGATCACATCGGTGTTGTAACCGGCTGGCGGGTTCACGCCCATGCCGACGTCGCCCACGAAGACCAGCGGACGAATATAGGCGCTGGTCAGGTTGTTTTTACGGATCACCTCGCGGCAGGCTTCCATCAGCTCATCAACGCTTTGAGAAACCGGGAAACGATAAATTTTGGCTGAGTCATGCAGACGCTGCATGTGTTCACGATGGCGGAACACCACTGGTCCTTTGTGAGAATCGTAGCAACGGATGCCTTCAAACACGGAGGTACCGTAGTGCAGCGCGTGGGACATCACGTGGACCTTCGCGTCCTCCCAGCGAACCATCTCACCGTTGAACCAAATGTAATCAGCTTTTTTTGTCGTCATTTTTTCGTCCTGTCACGCTTAAGCGCGGATTTGTTGTGATGTGGTTGTGCTCTGGCAGATGGCAACATGGGCAACGTCTACCAGTTTTGATAATTGGCTAAACAGTAAGTCGACCGGCCTCGGGCTGGCAACGGTTAATTCGATACTGATGTTCCGGGCGTCTGTGGCCGTTTCCATATTCATAGAGCAAATCTGAAAACCACGATGACGCACCACGCGCAAAACGCGCTCTAAGGTTTCCGGGTTGAAGCGAGCCTGTACGGCGACCTGATGCTGCATCATGATAATTTCTCCATCATTTGTGAGTTACTGGCACCAGGCGGTACCAACGGCCAGACGTTCTCGAGTTCGTCGATTGAGACATGAAGCAGGTAAGGCCCATCGCTGTTCAGCATGGTGTCGAGCGCCGCTTCAACCTGATCTTTACGGGTGATGTGCTGACCAGGGATGCCAAAGGCGCTGGCCAGGGTGAGGAAATCGGGGTTATCGGTCAGCGTCGTTTCGCTGTAACGCTCCTGGAAGAACAGCTGCTGCCACTGGCGAACCATCCCTAAACGCTGGTTGTCGAGCAAGACGATTTTCAGCGGCAACTGCTTACGCTTAACAGTGCCGAGCTCCTGAACGTTCATCATGAAGGAGCCGTCACCGGAGATACAGATAACGGTATCGTTCGGGCGGGCAACCTGTGCGCCTACGGCTGCTGGCAGACCGAAGCCCATCGTCCCTAACCCGCTGGAGGTGATGAAGTTTTCCGGGCGAGTGTAGGCCATGTGCTGCGCGGACCACATCTGGTGCTGGCCGACGTCGGTGGTGACGACACTGTCAGCTGGTTTACGGTCGGACAACTGCTTCAACAGCAGCGGCGCGTAGATGGCCTCGCCGGGATGGTCGTAACGCCAGGCGTGCTCGGCGCGCATGTCTGCGGCGTGCTGACGCCATGC includes:
- the ilvE gene encoding branched-chain-amino-acid transaminase, with the translated sequence MTTKKADYIWFNGEMVRWEDAKVHVMSHALHYGTSVFEGIRCYDSHKGPVVFRHREHMQRLHDSAKIYRFPVSQSVDELMEACREVIRKNNLTSAYIRPLVFVGDVGMGVNPPAGYNTDVIIAAFPWGAYLGAEALEQGIDAMVSSWNRVAPNTIPTAAKAGGNYLSSLLVGSEARRHGYQEGIALDVNGYISEGAGENLFEVKDGILFTPPFTSSALPGITRDAIIKLAKDLGIEVREQVLSRESLYLADEVFMSGTAAEITPVRSVDGIQVGEGRCGPVTKRIQQAFFGLFTGETEDKYGWLDQVNH
- the ilvM gene encoding acetolactate synthase 2 small subunit produces the protein MMQHQVAVQARFNPETLERVLRVVRHRGFQICSMNMETATDARNISIELTVASPRPVDLLFSQLSKLVDVAHVAICQSTTTSQQIRA